The following is a genomic window from Spirochaeta cellobiosiphila DSM 17781.
CATTGATGGTGGCCATCTTCATGACCTCCCTGGCTGGACAAAGGCTGCGGTCTTGGTATTTGACCTTCTGCATCTTGGGAGTCATATTCATCACGCTCATCATATCCATATGATTGCCACTCATCGGGCCATCAGTGGCCAAGCTAACATTCACTCCCAGCTCTATATATTCTGTCACAGGGGCAATGGCTCTTCCACTTTTACTATTCCCGGCGGGACAATGGGATAGGGAAGCTCCATGCTTGGACAGGATCTCCATATCTTCTTTGTCTACCAATATCCCATGGGCGCCGATGAAGCGTTCATTAAGAGCTCCGATATTTTCCAGATATTTAACTACCGAACCATGTTTCTCCTGATAGGGCTCAGCTTCCCAGACCTGTTCAGCTAAATGCAATAACAAAGGAACCTTGTGGCTATCGGATAATTCCCGACACTTTTTTAATAACGGTTCTGATGCCATGTAGACAGAATGAGGTGCCAGAGCTCCATTAATCAGAGGATTATCTTTGTGAGTCTCAAGGAATTGCTCAAAGAGTTCAAAGCCGTGTTCGCCGTTCTTCTGCTCACCGCTAGGGGCATCTGTTATGCCCTGTCCTATAAATGACCGGATTCCTAATTGCTTCGCCGCTTTGGCTGTACCATTTATGTAAGTATACATATCGGCAAAGCATGTGGTTCCTGATAGTAGCATCTCCGATAGACAAGCTAAGGATGATTGGTAGACGATATCTTCATTGAGACAGTCATTTTCCAAAGGAAGCAAAAGGCGAGTGAGCCTGTCTTTCATATCATCCCCTAAACCTCTGAATACGGTCATAGGGACATGGGTATGGGTGTTAATAAATCCGGGGATTAGTAATTTGCCTGTACCATCTATTATCTTGTCATAATCCTCTGATACTTCATTAAAAAAAATGCGAGATATCTCATCATTATCGATGAAGATATTCGCATTTTCTAAAATATCAAGAGTATTATTCATTGTAATAATGGTAATATTCTTAATTAATGTTTTCACTATTTTGTGAACAACTCATTCCACTTGTTTACCCAAGCGGCTCTGTTCTCATTCACTACGGTGATATCCGATAGGATTACATTGGGGAAAGCAGCCAAATTGGTCTTGCTATCACCTTGGCTCTCTTCGAATACAACGGTTTTATTGACAGGAGAGTCTATTCCCCGATTTAATGCTTCTTTTTGAACCTCTTCGGAGAGAAGAAAGTCTATAAATTTCATCGCGAGTTCTTTGTTCTTAGAACCTTTAACGATATTGGCCGTATTTCCATTTAGTAAAACTCTGTCCAAATCCCCCCAATTCAGATCGGGTGTGTATCCGAAATCCGCAAGTAGGGCATAGTCATATTCACCGTTGGCTACGGCTGTTCTGGTCCCAAAGGTACTTACATAGGCATCAACCTTTCCAGCTTTAACCCAGTTTTCTACTATTGAGATAGCTTCAGATCCGTCACCTGTGACGTCTCCTGTTCCCCACAATAAAATAGGACCAAAGGTGGAAGTCATGTGAGGAATGGCAATTTTGCTATCTGTGTCTGCAAAAATCTCCGCCCAGGTAGTAGGGAGGTTTTTGGACTTGCTGGCTACTCTCAAACGGTTAACTGTGTAGCTTACACCATAATTGGCTCCATTTGGATTCTTGGCAATGTCGTAAAGATTGGCGTAATTGCTTAATTTAGATTTGTCCTGAGTTTCAAACAATCCGTCAGCAATCGCTTTCTGTGCAGTGGCTTGAGTTGCTAGAAAAACATCAATGTCTGAGATATCTCTTTCATTTGATAATTTTGTGTAACGATCACTGTCTCTTCCCAGATCCAATTCAATAGTTACATTATATTGTTCTTCGAAAGGCTTGAATAAAAATTCTTGAAATTGATCAATGTTACTGTCCCAAGTTGAAATAACAAGTGTGGTCGGTTTCGTCTCACTAGTTCCGTTTGCAAATAATTGTGGTAGAGCTAGTATAGTGATTATGGCTACAAAAAAACCTTTTCTCATTTTAATCTCCAATATAAAAATTATGAAAATAGTAATGGTAAATAAAATGGGCTGTCAACTAGAGGGCCAAGGTGTATATTGCTGTGATTCAAGGAATATTATGAAGAAATTAGCTTTTATCAATAGAAGAGAAGGATAAATATGAAAGTACTACACTATGATGCTTTTACTACTGTACCTAATAAAGGAAACCCTGCGGGAGTCGTATTAGATGCTCCTCGTCTGAGTGATTCAGAGATGCAAAAAATTGCTGCCAAAGTTGGATTTAATGAAACGGCTTTTATTTGTCCTTCTGATAAGGCAGATCTTAAGTTGAAATACTTTACTCCTGGACATGAAATGAATTTATGTGGACATGGCACGGTTGGTGCTTTAGTCGCTGCTTATGAAAACAAATTGTTGACGCAGATTCATACTATTGAAACCAAGGCTGGTATCTTAAATATAAGTTTAGAATCCCATGATGGAACAGCTTATATAAGAATGGCTCAGAGTCCAGCTCACTTTGTTGATTTTACAGGGGATGTAATAAAATTGGCTAAAGCTATAGGAATAGGTGTCCCTGATATAGATGATTCCTATCCCATTGTTTATGGTAATACAGGTATATGGACATTGTTAGTTCCTATTAAACATTTAAGTACATTTAAAAGGATGAAACCTAGTAATAAAGATTTTCCTTCGATTTTAAATCAATATGATCATGCCTCTATCCATCCCTTTTGTCTAGACACTTATCATAAAGTGGAAATGCATGGTCGACATTTTTCTTCAGCCTATTCTGGTACGATTGAAGATCCTGCTACAGGAACTGCCTCAGGTGTTATGGGAGCCTATTGGCTGAAATATATTGACCAAAAAGATTCCATCAATATGAGAATCGAACAAGGACAGGAAATAGATAAAGATGCCATTATTGATGTAATGGTACAAAAGTCTGGTGAAAAGTATTTAGTAGAGATTGGTGGTACCGCGATCTATGTGAAGGACATAGAAATAAGGCTATAGGGTCGTATGCATTTTAAAGAATATAAAGGAATATTATCCTCTACAAATGGTATGAATCTCAGTCGCGGATGTACCCATGGTTGTATTTATTGTGATTCTCGTAGTGAAGTCTATGGAATGGATCATGACTTTGAAGATGTGGAAATCAAGATCAATGCTCCTGAATTATTAGAACAGAAGTTACGATCCAAACGAAGCAAATGTATGATAGGGACAGGGGCTATGTCTGATCCCTATATTCCCATTAAGGAAAACTTATCCAACTTAAGATCCTGTCTTGAGATCATCGATAAGTACGAGTATGGAATATCACTGACCACGAAATCCAGCTTGGTCCTACGGGACTTGGATATCCTTACCTCTATCAACAAGAAATCCAAGTGTGTCGTTCAAATGACCTTAACGACCTATGATGAGGATCTCTGTCGTATTATTGAGCCTAGAGTATCAACTACGAAGAAGAGATTTGAAACTCTGAAAGTCCTGAAAGAAAATGGGATAGAAACGGTCGTTTGGTTGTGTCCTATATTGCCTTATATTAACGACACCAGGGAAAACATTGAGGGAATACTTAACTACTGCATAGAGGCTGGGGTGAAGGGAATTCTGTGCTTTGAGATGGGCGTCACTTTGCGAGAAGGGAATCGTGCTTACTTCTATGAGCAACTGGATGCACATTTTCCTGGTCTAAAGTCCAGATATCAAAGACGTTATGGTAATAGCTATGGCTTGCCAAGTGATCATAATCGGGAACTGATGGATATATTTCATAGGACATGTGAGAAGCATAGTATTATGCATGACAATGATGAGATCTTTCGGTATTTGAATGAGTATCCGTATAGAAAGGATGAGGGGCAGTTGAAGTTGTTTTGATAAGAGCCACCACGGAATCAACCTGAATCTGAGTGCCTCCAGCGAGCTCAAGAATCATCTGGAAAATGAATGCCCTTTTGGGAAACTGCGCCATCAAGTAAGAATCCCTCGATTTGTCTGCTATGTTTTAGAGAACCTTTCCTGCCTTCAAAAATCAGCTTAAAAGCAGTATAGACTCGGTCAAGTTATGCGCAACCTTTCACCAGGCTATCGGGAGTTCTTCTTCTGTATCCTCGTATTTTCATTTCCGATTCAAATTTTTCTGTGTATTTAAGCATACTAAGTCCTCTATAGTTAATAGGAAGTCTTTTAGTCGTTTATGGCGTGAAATTAAGAAACAAGAGTATTACTTTTCAGGAGAGGGGAAAATCGTTTAATATGAGTTACAAGCAATAATGGTGAATATTTTGTAATTAAGTCCGATTTGCTAAGGTAAGACGTATATTATGATAATAATTATTTCCTTGTAAATGAGTCTGTAATCATAATAAAAAACAAATAATCCATATTTAAACTGTAACCGCTCGACATTGTGTCTTGCTAATCGAAAAAATCCGCCACTTACTGCATGTAACAGCGAATAACTGGTTCGCCTTCAGCTCTCCCAAATTGTTCAAGCCCACAAGGGGCCGAAGCAACTTCAGTTATTCGCGAAACGTTAGGAGCCTTTTTTAGCTTTTTTCTGAAGAAAACAATGTTGAAATTATATAAAAGAACAAAAAATGAATTTAAATATTTGGAAACCTGGGATGAATCAGACAAAGTTGGAATTATTCATTGTGGTGAAGTTGGGACACGAGGAAAAGATAAGAAAATAAAATCAACACTAATTTCTGATCATCATAAACTCATACAAAAAGAAATTGATACTATGGTCCAAGATGGTTGAACCAATTGAACTTGATCAACATTTCATTTTGCTAATTGAATATGAAATTAATGGAATAGGAAACGATACAGACCTTCAAAAGAGACACAATCTTGAGAATAGAATGAATGAAACTTTAGGATGACCTGACCTTGGACACTGTGATGGTGGAAGTATTGGGAATGGAACTATGGAAGTATGTTTCTTTTTTGTTGATTTTGATATTGCAAAAACCATAATTAAAGAAGATTGAAAGAATACACTCTATTCTGATTACAGCAGAGTTTATGAAGAAAACGCTGAGTAAAATGACTACTAATAGGAAATATGTGCTGCGTCCTGTGGACTTGGTCTTGAGCAAATGTGGCGTGGCCGTACTTCACATATTTCTGAAACGTTATATGTAATGCTTATTTTCAAAAGCATTTTTTAGGAGAAGTAAATGGAAGAGATATACATTCCACAGTAATAATCAAAACTCTCTCGATTTATATTAGATTGGGCACCAACTATATGGCTAACTTATGCAGAAGAGCTAATGGATTCTGCAGAATTATTATGGAATAAAAATGATCAATCAATTCGATTTGAAGTTAGTGGCGTCCGCTCATCTCAGAACGGAATAGTCCCGCAAAATATAAATAAAGTATCAGGGATTTCGCGTACATATTTTTTGCTTGTTGGTTATTCTATTGAGAACTTACTAAAAGGTTTTATTGTTAATAATGATCCTTCAACGATTACCGATGGTAAACAAAAAAATAATCTCATAAAATTATTTACTATCGTTATTTAATAGACTTTCAAAAAAATTGCATGATAAATTGATAGATGGTAGGGAATCAGGTCGAGGTGAAAAAGTTATGTCGTATAAAAGTGCGAGATATGGAGATCTTATTGATCCAAAATAAACACTTCTCTAACACTTGAAAATGAGCACTACATATATCAGCTAATATGCGGCTCCGCTTCGCTCCGGCCTAAATTGAGCTTTTGTCTAACAACTTTTTATGGTAGAATAGGCAAGGAGAAAAGCCGCAAGTTGTTCATCAATACCTACGGGCCAATCAGTTTCACATGTTCTGGAAACGTTAGATGAAATAAAACCATGTTTTTTAAGAAAAGAAAAATCAGAATTTCTGTTGGATAAGGGGATAATACAATTATGAAATTAAAAATGATAATATTCCTATTGGTTATTGTGGACTTCTCTATTTTTTCTACTAATCAAGAATATGATTTAATAACTTTGGAAAACAGAACTGGTTTTCTTGAAACCAATTTAAATGTTCAAACTCCTCTTGAGGATTATTACTACAATAAAAATATTCCGTATCCATTTGTTAGTAATAGTTCTGCAAACCATAGAGGTCATATCGCAGAATGGGAAATTGTAGATAAAAAGCTATACTTAATTAAAATTTCCATTAATGGCCAAGATTTTGATAAAAGTACTATATTCCCCGGAGCTGAAGAAAGTGTTCCATTGTTTGCAGATTTTTTTACTGGATATCTTCTTGTAAAGTATGATCAATTTCTTCGCCCGTATGATGACATAAGCATCATAGATTTTAAGGAATATGAAATCATAAAAGTTGAAAATGGAGTTGTATGTAAAGAGTACATATTTTCATACAAGGAATACTGGAAAATAAAATATAAGTATGAAAATGACATGATTTTGCCTGAGAATATTGAAATGATATTTGATGAATTATACAGATTTACGAAGCCAGATCTGTATTCAGAGATATTTACAGATGAAAGTCTATCTCTTGATTTATCCTCCGAATAATTTTTTTACTGTAAGCGTTCGACATCCTTGTCTAGCTACTTGGTTACACTCTGGTACTTACTTTACCTAAAAACAAATAAGTGATATAGCCTTCGACTTCTCCCAGTTTCTCAAGCCCGCTAGGAGCGGGACAACTTCGTATATTCCCAGAACGTTAGGTGTAATAATAAGTTTGCCCAACCAAGACATGGTTAACGGTTTAACTTCAGGACATAGTAGCACTTTACCAGGAATTATTCCGAATCCTTACATATACAGAAGGAAAGAAATACCCTGGAAGGAGTCTTATGTAATGGATCAAAGTGAAGAATTTGTATTAAAAGCCATGGAATCCTCACTGCAATTTCACACATCCAAAAAAATAGCATGAATCTTCTGGTCTGTTATTTCACTTAAAATAGTTTCCTCCATACATCCTATAAGAAATGCACTTGCCTTCAGTTAGGGGGTAGGTATAGTATGCTCGTATACGTGAGTGATTATAGAAGATGACTATATCATTAGCTCTAGATGAGATGAATTCTAATATTATTGCAAGACATCTCTTAAATTGGAACACAAGATCGCCTGGTACCGATGTAAATATAAAAGATTTTTTTAACACAGATAAATTGAAGATTTATCAGAGTGGTAATTGTTTTTATGGAAAAATGCCTTATACAGGAAAAAGGATTCCTCCATTCATGTATTTGTCATTAAATTATATCTATAATCCGTTATTCAATTAAAATACATGTACAATAATCTATTTTCTCATATATTTAAGAAGATAAAGTCAAAATCGTGATAGAAACCTTCAAGGATGGTTTCTTCTGGAATAAGACAGTACATTCAGAGACCTGTTCGTAGAAATCTTCTTGCTTAAAGCATACGGTAGGTATACTATATTTGCCATATTAGAATTTTCTTGATAATTCAAAAGGAATATTTAATGGCATCTACAACGGGGGAAGAGAATCTTTCTAATTTTAAATTTATTATTAGTATAATAATAGGATTTTTCATCTTTATGTTTTCTGGTGAGCCTGGAACCACTATAGTTAATCTAATAGTAAAATATACAAAATTTGATAATCATGCCTTTTTTATTATACTACACTCTGTCCTAAAAATATCTGTATTCTTAATCTTGCTTAAATTATATACTTCAAAAATATTACATGTAAAGTTGAGCTATTTTCGAGTAGGGAAACCTAATGTAGATCTATTTATTATCATACAAGCTCTATTATTACCTGTCTTAGTGATTGCTTTTTATTTATTCTTTCTTGATGGAAAAATAGATTTCCTAGAAAAAGATAAGATTCCTCTATCTCTGGCTTTTGTCGTAAAAACTGGACTAGTAGCTGGAATAACAGAAGAGATCTTTTTTCGTGGCTTTTTAATGAAATTACTTGAGAATAAATGGAATGAAAAAATAGCCATACTACTACCTTCTTTTCTATTTGCATTATTACATATTTTTAAAGGCATGGGACTAATAAGTACCATACTACTTGTCTCAGCAGGCACACTAGTAGCAATAATGTTTTCATTAGTAACTTATTGTTCAAATAATGTATGGAATTCCGTAGTATTTCATGTATTATGGAATACTATAATATTAAGAATATTCACCATAACTCCAGAAGTGAAACTAAGAGGAATATTTAATTATTCACTCGATCATAAATCTGTGCTTTTAACAGGTGGAAACTTTGGTATAGAGTCAGGAATACCTGCAATAATAGCCTATCTTCTGATAATTCTAATAACAATAATTCGATATAAAAGAAATAGAAAAACAGGAAATTCTACATTCAATAAGCACTCTCATGTAATGAATCAAAAGGTATAGAGGTAATCACAAGATTAAAATGAGATTAAAATAATTCTAAATTTAGAACTATAAATAATAAAATAATTGTAGAGCGATTTATCCCTAATATTCTTAAATCGTTATAGAAAAATTTATAAACATTGATTATGAGTAAGAAAGAACGAAAAGAAACATTCATAGAGGCGCAATTTTTTGAAACAGGATTTGAGAAGTCCATTGAATGGGCAATATCTCAAATAGAAGCTGGATGTGATGATAGGAATATAAATATCTTAGCGGGTTTAGAGTCCAAAAATCATTTTGAAATAAAAGTATATATTGAAAAAATACTTGAGGAAGAATTGACAGTTTCTAAAGTGGATTTGGAAGAGTGGGCTGGACAATTAATTATAGAACTAAAGACGCTTTTTACTGATCAAGCTATCGATATTTGGAAATTTGATGAAAAAATATCAAGACTCTACTATAAACTGGATTATCCCAATTGGATGGTTATGCTTGCTAGAAATTGTGAATACGCAACGGACATTGATCCAAGACCATTTGAAGACGAGTTAGAGTATATAACGGAACTTTGGTCAAAATACCCTAAGTATTCAGACTTCATTAAGCACTATAATAGCGTGATTTCAAACACTCATGATTTTAAATAACTTAGAAAAGATATTAATATTTTGTTCAGCCTGAGCATCTAAGCCATTCACACACATCAATATCCAGGAGGCCCTCCCGGACCAACAACACCATCAATCAATTAAGCAAATCACTAAACAGAAATCGAATCCCCCTAGAGTACTTCAAAACTCCAGAAGCCTTACTGTCCTACCTAACGAATTTCCTCACTTCAACTACTACTGTAGGAGTAGTCGACTCTAAAACCATAGAACAATTAGGCCTTTACGACCTGTTAAGGAATGCTCCCTGTCAGTTCCTAGATAAATACAAACCTGATATTACCAAAGAAGAAAAGGCCAAACTCTATCGCGACAATTTTTCAACTGATATCTTCTTAAGTGGGATAAATGCTATAACATTAGAAGGGAAGATATTTAATCTGGATGGTAATGGTAGTCGGGTAGCCCCCATCATCTTTGGTCCTACCAAAGTATTCCTAATAACTGGTACCAATAAAATAGTAGCAGATAGTAAATAGGCCATTAAAAGAATCAAAGAAATAGCTGCTCCTATAGATGCTAAGCGTCTTGGAAAGAAGACTCCCTGTGTCAAAACAGGAGTCTGTATGAATTGTAAGTCTCGTGATAAGATATGTAATTACTATTCTATCATTCCAGGACAATTTGATTCTCAAAGGATCAAAGTTTACTAGTAGTAGGAGAATATGGATTTTAGCACAACGAAGGGAGCATCATTGAAAGACAAAATACTTCTCTCTGACATACCTTTTTACTCCCAATGGATATCCAGCGAATTAGTTGGTGATATCGTGACAGGATCTTTTGATCCCATCAATGATCCCCTATGGCAACTCTCAGGAGCTGACACTCCAGCAGATTATGATTTCTGGGCGAAGAATATATGTGGTATGGCTTGTCTTAAGATGGTACTTGATTACTGGCAAATCGACTCTGACCCTTTGATTCCTATGGCAAAGGAATGCGCCAGCTATGGCGGCTATAAAATACAAGCTGATCATGTGGATGGCTTGTATTATGTTCCCTTTACTCAGTATGTACAGGAACGATTCCAAATCTCATCCCATTCCTTATCACCTTTAAGCACAGAGCAAATTGTTGAGGAGACCCTAAAAGGAAATCTTCTTATTACTTCCGTTCATTGTACCATAAGAGAAGCGTCTCCGACCTATGAAGGAAGTAGGGGAGGACATCTTGTTCTCATCACAGGAGTCGATACCTCCCAACAATGTTTCTACATCAATAACCCTTCTGGAATATCCGTTGAAACTCAAAGAAACTTCAAGATTCCTTTTGACATATTTGAAAGGTATTTTGCGGGAAGAGGAATATTACTATGTTGCACGTAACTTTTCCATTACAGGGGAAATGCATGACCCCCAACACTCCTGGATCGAATGTTCCCAGTCATGGTACAGATCTCTTTGGTGAGACTTATGCTATTGATTTTATTATGATAGGTGAGAAAGGGAAGCTCCCCTATAAAAGTTCTTTTCTTAGATATTTATTAAAAGGTTTACCCCTTGGGAACTTTTATGGATGGGGGCAAAAGATCTATTCACCCGTTGAAGGTGAAGTAGTGGATATAGAGAATAATATTGAAGAAAGAAATCCTGTTAATATCTTCCATGATTATCGTAATACCATGAGAGTAACAAAACAATTTATGGAAGGTTCGATCTCTCATAAACTTATTACGGGCAATTATGTGACCATCAAGATAAGTGATAAACAGTACGCTCTGCTGGCTCATTTGAAGCAGAACTCAATAGCAGTCGAAGTAGGTCAGAAGGTTCGGGTGAATGATATCATTGGAGAACTAGGCCACTCGGGTAATTCCACTATGCCCCATTTACATATGCAGTTCATGGATTCCTTAGATTACAAGCATGCCCAAGGAATCCCCTTTGTGTTTAACCATTATGAATGTAAGAAAAAGGGTAAATGGATAAAAGTATCGAATTCTCTTCCTTTAAAAACTGATATTATTAGAAGTGATAGAGAAGAATAGAGGGGCCGGAATTAAAAGTACTCCCAGGGATGTATTAAAATTAGCATCTTTGTTCATTAATAAGGGAACATTTAATGGGGTTAGGTTATTATTTTATAATACACTGATGTGAGGTCTTAATTTTGGAAGTATCTTTATTTACAAGAATATTAGGACTTGGAGGTGAAGATTTAACCACTGAGGTCCTTGTGTATTTATTACATAATGAACACTATACAACTCTTAAGAAAGAGGTCTTAACCAGAATCTTTCATATAAGTATTCTATTACGACTCAAAAGACTTTTAGCTTAGGACGACCAGATATTGTTCTTAACTATAATGAAAATGTGATAATTATTGAAAACAAATTTTTTGCTGACTTTTCAAAAGGTGATCAAATAAAAAGATATCTAGAAATACTTGAAAATGATTCTGAACATCAGAATAAAAGTCTATTTTTACTAACTATCAAAAATAGAAAGGATTACCTGGAAAATAAGATAAAAGAACAGTTAGGCTCTTCAAATTTAAAGGTATACTTCCAGGATAAAAATGTTAAATATGAAACAGTCTTTTGGGATGATATCTTTAAGTTATTTCAATCAGAAGATATATTTTTATCAGAACTAAGCAAGTTTGTTAGAGAAAATTATATTGTGAATTCAAAAATAGGAGCAGAAGAGGTGGAGCTCATCAATAGTATAAAAATACCAAATCTATTAAAACAGATTAATGAGGCAATCGTTATTAACAGAGATTATATGGCGAATCATGGGTATAAGGTTACCAGGATGACTAGAGCTAAAGATTGTCTGTACTATTTAGAATTCAGCTGGGGGCTCGTCTGTGTAGAATATTTTCAAGATTTTTGGCATGAGTATCACACGCCATTTTCTCTTCAGTTAATGGACGTATGGAATAAAAAAATATTGAATTTAAACAAACTACGTGAATTGGAATTTATTGAAAATAAGACTTATGGATACATCCTTCCCATTTCTATATCTGGTGAAGACATTAATGATTCATTTAACGATCAGGTTCTTCATAAGGTAATGATGATTCAAGAATTATTTGGTTCATAATAAAGTATGTAATATATTTTTTAGATAGTTATTGGTTTCAATCCATATCATTTTCAAAAGTCTGATACCTAGGGTTCTATTGGCGCTGAAGGTAGATAGTTGTCTCTTAGGTACTGTTTTTTTTCTTCTCTTCAATTCACTTTTTTATTATTTTTGTGAGAGCCTAAGTTTGTAGGTCTATCCCGTATTACGAACTTACGGGATGCGAAAGAGTAGGAAAGATATCTATAGATTGATCTAAGAAATAAGAAAGAGGTAGAAAAATCAATAATATTAATCAACTAAGTAAGGCTCTAAACAGAAATCGAATCGGCTTGGAATACTTTGAAAGCCCAGAGAGTCTTCTGGATTACTTGAAGGAGCTGTTCTCCTCAGATAGTACTATAGGTGTGGGTGACTCTAAAACCTTAGAAAAATTAGGAATTTATGATCTTCTCAGGAATA
Proteins encoded in this region:
- a CDS encoding extracellular solute-binding protein, with product MRKGFFVAIITILALPQLFANGTSETKPTTLVISTWDSNIDQFQEFLFKPFEEQYNVTIELDLGRDSDRYTKLSNERDISDIDVFLATQATAQKAIADGLFETQDKSKLSNYANLYDIAKNPNGANYGVSYTVNRLRVASKSKNLPTTWAEIFADTDSKIAIPHMTSTFGPILLWGTGDVTGDGSEAISIVENWVKAGKVDAYVSTFGTRTAVANGEYDYALLADFGYTPDLNWGDLDRVLLNGNTANIVKGSKNKELAMKFIDFLLSEEVQKEALNRGIDSPVNKTVVFEESQGDSKTNLAAFPNVILSDITVVNENRAAWVNKWNELFTK
- a CDS encoding SPL family radical SAM protein encodes the protein MHFKEYKGILSSTNGMNLSRGCTHGCIYCDSRSEVYGMDHDFEDVEIKINAPELLEQKLRSKRSKCMIGTGAMSDPYIPIKENLSNLRSCLEIIDKYEYGISLTTKSSLVLRDLDILTSINKKSKCVVQMTLTTYDEDLCRIIEPRVSTTKKRFETLKVLKENGIETVVWLCPILPYINDTRENIEGILNYCIEAGVKGILCFEMGVTLREGNRAYFYEQLDAHFPGLKSRYQRRYGNSYGLPSDHNRELMDIFHRTCEKHSIMHDNDEIFRYLNEYPYRKDEGQLKLF
- a CDS encoding PD-(D/E)XK nuclease family protein: MIIIENKFFADFSKGDQIKRYLEILENDSEHQNKSLFLLTIKNRKDYLENKIKEQLGSSNLKVYFQDKNVKYETVFWDDIFKLFQSEDIFLSELSKFVRENYIVNSKIGAEEVELINSIKIPNLLKQINEAIVINRDYMANHGYKVTRMTRAKDCLYYLEFSWGLVCVEYFQDFWHEYHTPFSLQLMDVWNKKILNLNKLRELEFIENKTYGYILPISISGEDINDSFNDQVLHKVMMIQELFGS
- a CDS encoding CPBP family intramembrane glutamic endopeptidase, which produces MASTTGEENLSNFKFIISIIIGFFIFMFSGEPGTTIVNLIVKYTKFDNHAFFIILHSVLKISVFLILLKLYTSKILHVKLSYFRVGKPNVDLFIIIQALLLPVLVIAFYLFFLDGKIDFLEKDKIPLSLAFVVKTGLVAGITEEIFFRGFLMKLLENKWNEKIAILLPSFLFALLHIFKGMGLISTILLVSAGTLVAIMFSLVTYCSNNVWNSVVFHVLWNTIILRIFTITPEVKLRGIFNYSLDHKSVLLTGGNFGIESGIPAIIAYLLIILITIIRYKRNRKTGNSTFNKHSHVMNQKV
- a CDS encoding C39 family peptidase, which codes for MDFSTTKGASLKDKILLSDIPFYSQWISSELVGDIVTGSFDPINDPLWQLSGADTPADYDFWAKNICGMACLKMVLDYWQIDSDPLIPMAKECASYGGYKIQADHVDGLYYVPFTQYVQERFQISSHSLSPLSTEQIVEETLKGNLLITSVHCTIREASPTYEGSRGGHLVLITGVDTSQQCFYINNPSGISVETQRNFKIPFDIFERYFAGRGILLCCT
- a CDS encoding M23 family metallopeptidase; the protein is MTPNTPGSNVPSHGTDLFGETYAIDFIMIGEKGKLPYKSSFLRYLLKGLPLGNFYGWGQKIYSPVEGEVVDIENNIEERNPVNIFHDYRNTMRVTKQFMEGSISHKLITGNYVTIKISDKQYALLAHLKQNSIAVEVGQKVRVNDIIGELGHSGNSTMPHLHMQFMDSLDYKHAQGIPFVFNHYECKKKGKWIKVSNSLPLKTDIIRSDREE
- a CDS encoding amidohydrolase, which encodes MKTLIKNITIITMNNTLDILENANIFIDNDEISRIFFNEVSEDYDKIIDGTGKLLIPGFINTHTHVPMTVFRGLGDDMKDRLTRLLLPLENDCLNEDIVYQSSLACLSEMLLSGTTCFADMYTYINGTAKAAKQLGIRSFIGQGITDAPSGEQKNGEHGFELFEQFLETHKDNPLINGALAPHSVYMASEPLLKKCRELSDSHKVPLLLHLAEQVWEAEPYQEKHGSVVKYLENIGALNERFIGAHGILVDKEDMEILSKHGASLSHCPAGNSKSGRAIAPVTEYIELGVNVSLATDGPMSGNHMDMMSVMNMTPKMQKVKYQDRSLCPAREVMKMATINGAKALNIDHLVGSIEEGKKADLVIINPQTINMLPLYDYYAAIVYAMQTNNVESVFVNGNLVVEQSKLVNITEAEVLHQFTEACNVVNNRSLELLQMVQDDE
- a CDS encoding PhzF family phenazine biosynthesis isomerase, yielding MKVLHYDAFTTVPNKGNPAGVVLDAPRLSDSEMQKIAAKVGFNETAFICPSDKADLKLKYFTPGHEMNLCGHGTVGALVAAYENKLLTQIHTIETKAGILNISLESHDGTAYIRMAQSPAHFVDFTGDVIKLAKAIGIGVPDIDDSYPIVYGNTGIWTLLVPIKHLSTFKRMKPSNKDFPSILNQYDHASIHPFCLDTYHKVEMHGRHFSSAYSGTIEDPATGTASGVMGAYWLKYIDQKDSINMRIEQGQEIDKDAIIDVMVQKSGEKYLVEIGGTAIYVKDIEIRL